The proteins below come from a single Chitinophaga pinensis DSM 2588 genomic window:
- a CDS encoding glycosyltransferase family 4 protein: MRIGVNASCVLRDTPADTGNIVRDLLLGLCNHHPEHQFILFFDQAPSGVIQWPGNVTTVVIPLSGTQAWRRYLWLEWKLVSAMKKQQLDLFLGLDGQFPLRSQVPAQLLISDMGFLHGAVGIPSAAQRFLQKNLIKYIRQAKKVIVLSTTLEKDVLQYAPEAAAKLKVLKPAVDASYHPLEWEAREEVKETYAGRVEYFAVVGRVHPRNNLLPLLKAFSALKRRLHSNMKLLLIGDHTSAGREIIESLTSYKYRNDVILLPEVDQAELAKLVAGAYALVYPPRFEGVAMPVYAAMQSEVPVIALDGAAAREAGGDAVLFADPESLEDLADKMCLLYKDEQLRSRLLGNIKKADWATVLDVLITD; this comes from the coding sequence ATGCGTATAGGAGTGAATGCTTCCTGTGTACTGCGGGATACGCCAGCTGACACAGGTAATATAGTCAGGGATTTATTGTTGGGACTATGTAACCATCATCCGGAACACCAGTTCATCCTCTTCTTTGATCAGGCCCCATCAGGCGTCATACAATGGCCGGGCAATGTGACGACTGTAGTGATACCACTCAGTGGTACACAGGCATGGCGTCGTTATCTGTGGTTGGAATGGAAGCTGGTCAGTGCCATGAAAAAACAGCAACTGGATCTGTTCCTGGGGTTGGATGGACAATTCCCGTTAAGGAGCCAAGTACCGGCTCAGCTGTTGATCAGTGATATGGGCTTTTTACATGGCGCGGTAGGTATACCGTCGGCAGCACAGCGGTTTTTGCAGAAAAACCTGATTAAATATATCAGGCAGGCTAAAAAAGTGATCGTACTGTCTACTACGCTGGAAAAGGACGTATTACAGTATGCGCCTGAAGCCGCTGCGAAGCTAAAAGTGCTGAAACCTGCGGTAGATGCAAGTTATCATCCGCTGGAATGGGAAGCCCGGGAGGAAGTAAAAGAAACGTATGCCGGTCGCGTGGAATACTTTGCCGTAGTAGGCAGGGTACATCCGAGAAATAACCTTTTACCGCTGTTAAAAGCCTTTTCAGCATTGAAGCGTCGCCTGCATTCCAATATGAAATTATTGTTAATAGGGGATCATACAAGTGCTGGAAGAGAGATTATAGAATCACTGACTTCCTACAAATACAGGAATGATGTGATACTGCTGCCTGAGGTTGATCAGGCGGAACTGGCAAAACTGGTAGCAGGCGCTTATGCCCTGGTTTATCCGCCCCGTTTTGAGGGGGTGGCCATGCCGGTATATGCGGCCATGCAGAGTGAGGTACCGGTGATTGCATTAGATGGCGCTGCTGCCAGAGAAGCAGGCGGAGACGCTGTATTGTTTGCTGATCCGGAAAGTCTGGAAGATCTGGCAGATAAGATGTGCCTGCTTTATAAGGACGAACAATTACGCAGCCGTTTACTGGGAAATATTAAAAAAGCGGACTGGGCTACGGTCTTGGACGTGCTGATAACAGATTAG
- the gldC gene encoding gliding motility protein GldC, with amino-acid sequence MGKTSTIQIQVGLDNDRVPEKIEWRATDSSEADRFQEAKAMMVAFWDGGDKTALRIDLWTKQMMVDEMADFFYQTMMTMADTYQRATPYKDQADDLRAFAKDFFKKFEEKQKLEQQ; translated from the coding sequence ATGGGAAAGACATCTACCATACAGATTCAGGTGGGACTGGATAATGACCGGGTACCTGAGAAGATAGAATGGAGAGCTACAGACAGCTCTGAAGCGGACCGTTTCCAGGAGGCCAAAGCAATGATGGTTGCTTTCTGGGATGGTGGTGATAAAACCGCGCTGCGTATAGATTTATGGACTAAACAAATGATGGTGGATGAAATGGCAGATTTCTTTTATCAGACCATGATGACCATGGCCGATACCTATCAGCGTGCGACTCCATACAAGGATCAGGCGGATGACCTCCGTGCTTTTGCAAAAGACTTCTTTAAGAAGTTTGAAGAAAAGCAGAAGCTGGAACAACAATAA
- a CDS encoding GatB/YqeY domain-containing protein, translated as MSLELNINAAIKAAMLAKSEAELRALRAIKAAVLLAKTAEGGGGELTEADETKLLQKLAKQRKDSLEIFRQQNREDLAVKEEEELVVIERYLPKQMDEAELKAVITEIIATTGASSPADMGKVMGVASKQLAGKADGKAISTMVKELLAK; from the coding sequence ATGTCATTAGAATTAAATATCAATGCTGCTATCAAAGCAGCGATGCTGGCAAAAAGCGAAGCTGAACTGCGTGCGCTGCGCGCTATCAAAGCTGCCGTATTGTTGGCGAAAACAGCAGAAGGTGGTGGAGGAGAACTGACAGAGGCTGACGAGACTAAACTCTTGCAGAAACTGGCGAAGCAAAGGAAAGACTCCCTGGAGATCTTCCGTCAGCAGAACCGTGAAGACCTGGCAGTAAAAGAAGAAGAGGAGCTGGTAGTGATCGAAAGATATCTGCCTAAGCAGATGGATGAGGCGGAACTGAAAGCCGTTATTACTGAGATCATCGCAACAACAGGCGCCAGTTCACCTGCCGATATGGGTAAGGTGATGGGTGTAGCTTCTAAACAACTGGCCGGTAAGGCGGATGGTAAAGCTATTTCCACAATGGTGAAAGAGTTGTTAGCCAAATAA
- a CDS encoding CvpA family protein — protein sequence MGIDIVFAILMVLAIYKGYSRGLIVAVFSFIAVTLGLAAALKLTTVTALYAQEHWNIHTRWLPILCFIALFVGVVFLVRFGATLIQAMVEAAMMGWLNKLGGIILYSAIFITVYSILLWIANQMYWLSPELKMQSVVYPYIEPLGPVVMNVWGKIVPIFRDMFENLQSFFDNAAKEIQAT from the coding sequence ATGGGCATTGACATAGTTTTTGCTATCCTGATGGTATTAGCCATCTATAAGGGGTACAGCCGTGGGCTGATCGTAGCCGTTTTCTCCTTTATTGCGGTGACCCTGGGATTGGCAGCCGCGTTGAAATTAACCACTGTAACGGCCCTCTATGCCCAGGAACACTGGAATATTCACACCCGCTGGCTACCCATACTGTGTTTCATCGCGCTTTTTGTTGGCGTCGTATTTCTGGTGAGGTTTGGCGCCACACTTATTCAGGCCATGGTAGAGGCTGCAATGATGGGATGGTTAAACAAATTAGGTGGAATTATATTATATAGTGCTATCTTTATCACTGTTTATAGCATCCTATTGTGGATTGCCAATCAGATGTATTGGTTAAGCCCGGAATTAAAGATGCAATCTGTAGTATACCCCTACATTGAGCCTCTTGGTCCGGTTGTGATGAATGTATGGGGCAAAATTGTTCCCATCTTCAGGGATATGTTCGAAAATCTTCAGTCATTTTTTGACAACGCGGCGAAGGAAATACAAGCTACTTAG
- a CDS encoding alpha/beta fold hydrolase, producing MVYEIKTQGKFKFIEEGEGEPLVLLHGLFGAMSNFGGLIDYFRHYNKVVVPILPLFDLNILDTSVSGLAKYVHKFIETMGYTNVHLLGNSLGGHVGLVYLLKHPEAHTKSLTLTGSSGLFENGMGETYPKRGDYEYIRKKTELTFYDPAMATKELVDEVFDITTNRLKVIKIITLAKSAIRHNLGEELRDIKIPTLLVWGLNDTVTPPMVGEEFKKLIPNSELHFIDKCGHAPMMERPDEFNKILHPFLEKLKNQ from the coding sequence ATGGTTTACGAAATAAAAACACAGGGAAAGTTTAAATTCATTGAAGAAGGGGAGGGGGAGCCTTTGGTGTTATTGCACGGTTTATTCGGAGCAATGAGCAACTTTGGCGGTCTGATTGATTACTTCCGGCACTACAATAAAGTAGTAGTACCGATTTTGCCTCTGTTTGATCTGAATATTCTGGACACTTCCGTATCAGGACTCGCGAAGTATGTACACAAGTTCATAGAAACCATGGGGTACACCAATGTACACCTGCTTGGTAACTCCCTGGGCGGTCACGTAGGACTGGTATACCTCCTGAAACATCCGGAAGCGCATACAAAATCATTGACACTGACCGGTAGCTCCGGACTGTTTGAAAATGGTATGGGTGAAACTTATCCTAAACGTGGCGACTACGAATATATCCGTAAGAAAACGGAACTGACATTCTATGATCCGGCAATGGCTACCAAAGAGCTGGTGGATGAAGTATTCGACATTACTACCAACCGTCTGAAGGTGATCAAGATCATTACCCTGGCAAAATCCGCAATCCGTCATAACCTGGGCGAAGAACTGCGTGATATCAAAATACCTACACTGCTGGTATGGGGACTGAACGATACCGTAACACCTCCGATGGTGGGCGAGGAGTTCAAAAAACTCATTCCTAACTCAGAACTGCACTTCATTGATAAATGCGGCCACGCCCCGATGATGGAGCGTCCGGACGAATTCAACAAGATCCTGCATCCGTTTCTGGAGAAGTTGAAAAACCAGTAA
- a CDS encoding CBS domain-containing protein yields MLARDLISTVVPILHPLDPGSRALRLMNEYHLTQLPLVLENKYLALVEEDDILDLEDPEIALENMEYNGPKPVVAENAHFFEAVRLFHEMKLAVLPVISHEKEYIGVLTKDSLLTALAQYNGVKEHGGILALDVDPRDYSLSEIARIAESNDVTLLSVNTITFPSGRLEVLLKTNRQELHGLVATFERFNYIIKYTITEEQEEDLLKKNYDLLMNYISM; encoded by the coding sequence ATGCTGGCAAGAGATCTCATATCAACCGTCGTCCCAATTCTGCATCCCCTGGATCCAGGTTCGAGAGCCCTGCGACTGATGAATGAATATCATCTGACGCAGCTGCCACTCGTGTTGGAGAACAAATACCTGGCACTGGTAGAAGAAGATGATATACTGGATCTGGAAGATCCGGAAATTGCTTTGGAAAACATGGAATACAACGGCCCTAAACCGGTTGTTGCTGAAAATGCGCACTTCTTCGAAGCCGTACGTCTTTTTCATGAAATGAAACTAGCCGTACTGCCTGTTATCAGCCATGAAAAGGAATATATCGGCGTACTCACCAAAGATAGTTTACTGACTGCCCTCGCACAATATAATGGTGTGAAGGAACATGGCGGCATCCTGGCACTGGATGTTGATCCGCGTGATTACAGTCTGAGTGAAATAGCACGTATTGCAGAGTCCAACGACGTGACACTGCTCAGCGTGAATACCATCACCTTTCCTTCCGGTCGCCTGGAAGTATTGCTGAAGACCAATCGTCAGGAATTACATGGACTGGTGGCTACTTTTGAAAGATTTAATTACATTATTAAGTATACCATTACTGAAGAGCAGGAAGAAGACCTGCTGAAGAAAAACTACGATCTGCTGATGAATTATATCAGCATGTAA
- a CDS encoding NAD kinase — translation MHIAIYSRGFVKEDLPIIQLLLDELAREEMETVIYQPFCESLAPYIRFSKTPDTFCCAGDLHGKADILVSLGGDGTLLDTVCYVRDTNVPVLGINFGRLGFLASIGKDAINAAVQALKQRTYVVDRRSLLHLDSNIGLFGEVPYALNDFTIHKKDTSAMIKIHTYLNGEFLNTYWSDGLIVATPTGSTGYSLSCGGPVVFPDAGSFVITPVAPHNLNVRPVIVPDNNVISFEVEGRSDQFLCTLDSRMEIIDNTVQLAIKKEDFKISLLRLDDSNFLHTLRNKLLWGIDTRNRLK, via the coding sequence ATGCATATTGCTATTTACAGCCGGGGATTTGTAAAAGAAGACCTGCCCATTATCCAGTTATTACTGGATGAGCTGGCGCGGGAGGAAATGGAGACTGTTATTTACCAACCTTTCTGCGAGTCATTGGCGCCGTATATCCGCTTCAGTAAAACACCTGACACATTCTGTTGCGCGGGCGATCTGCATGGGAAGGCTGACATTCTGGTTAGCCTGGGAGGAGACGGGACGCTCCTGGACACTGTTTGCTATGTAAGGGATACGAACGTACCGGTATTAGGTATCAACTTTGGTCGGCTGGGTTTTCTGGCCAGTATCGGCAAGGATGCCATTAATGCAGCTGTGCAGGCATTGAAGCAACGTACCTATGTGGTAGACCGACGCTCACTGCTGCACCTGGACTCCAATATCGGGCTGTTTGGCGAGGTGCCGTACGCGCTGAATGACTTCACAATCCACAAGAAAGATACTTCCGCGATGATCAAAATCCATACTTACCTGAATGGTGAGTTTCTGAACACCTATTGGTCAGATGGATTGATTGTGGCGACACCTACGGGTTCAACCGGGTATTCCCTGAGTTGTGGCGGACCGGTCGTATTTCCGGATGCGGGTAGTTTTGTGATTACCCCGGTGGCGCCGCATAACCTGAATGTGAGACCAGTCATCGTTCCGGATAATAATGTGATATCATTTGAAGTGGAGGGACGTAGCGATCAGTTTTTATGTACCCTGGACTCAAGGATGGAAATAATTGATAATACGGTCCAGTTGGCTATCAAAAAGGAAGATTTCAAGATCAGCCTTTTAAGACTGGATGATAGCAATTTTCTGCATACATTGCGGAATAAGTTGTTGTGGGGAATAGACACGAGAAATAGATTAAAATAA
- a CDS encoding DUF6089 family protein encodes MGKPYFFFKCFLKSGLVAVISLFLTPAFAQNELSYTGELGLSVGAAHYFGDLNTKGALNAAKPSIGIYYRKYMNDYIGLRVHGRFMQLGYSDIYNKNDFQHRRNLSFNTDVFELGVQGDFNFFRFEPGSQYYRFSPYFTGGASLFYYNPYAYLNGVKYRLQPLRTEGQGSAMYPDRKPYSLTSLAFLLGGGFKYNVSRKVNLGLEVLYRFTNTDYLDDVSTTYAGPAVFPPDAQGHNTTAYLLQDRSYATGDRIGVAGRQRGNSRDKDQFVTAELTISILFTSYRCKF; translated from the coding sequence ATGGGTAAACCTTACTTTTTCTTCAAGTGTTTCTTAAAGTCCGGCCTCGTAGCAGTAATATCCCTGTTCCTGACGCCCGCTTTCGCTCAGAATGAGCTGTCATATACCGGAGAATTGGGCCTTTCAGTGGGCGCAGCTCATTATTTTGGGGATCTCAATACCAAAGGTGCGCTGAATGCTGCCAAGCCGTCTATAGGCATTTATTACCGGAAGTACATGAACGACTATATTGGTCTGCGTGTACATGGTCGTTTTATGCAGCTGGGCTATTCCGATATTTACAACAAGAATGATTTTCAGCACAGACGTAATCTGAGTTTCAATACAGACGTATTTGAGCTGGGGGTACAGGGTGACTTTAACTTTTTCCGGTTTGAGCCGGGTTCTCAATATTACCGCTTTTCGCCTTATTTCACCGGCGGGGCATCTCTCTTCTATTATAATCCTTATGCTTACCTGAACGGGGTGAAATACCGTCTGCAACCCTTGCGTACCGAGGGGCAGGGTAGCGCCATGTATCCGGATCGGAAGCCTTACAGTCTGACGTCCCTGGCATTTTTGCTGGGAGGAGGTTTCAAGTATAACGTCTCCCGCAAGGTGAACCTTGGTTTGGAGGTCTTATACCGGTTTACCAACACCGACTATCTGGATGATGTAAGTACCACTTATGCTGGTCCGGCCGTATTTCCTCCTGATGCTCAGGGACATAACACTACTGCCTATCTTTTACAGGACCGTTCCTACGCTACAGGAGACCGTATCGGGGTAGCCGGACGTCAGCGTGGCAACAGCCGGGACAAGGACCAGTTTGTTACTGCGGAGCTCACAATCAGCATTTTATTCACCTCTTACAGATGTAAATTCTGA
- a CDS encoding isoprenyl transferase, which produces MSLKDKLDLQRLPRHIAIIMDGNGRWAKERGQDRLFGHHEGVESVRNITEACAELGIGYLTLYAFSTENWDRPVYEVNGIMELLVNTIRNEVATLMKNNIRLHVIGDMNMLPGNCKNEMEEAMSITSQNTGLNLVMALSYSARWEIVNAAKNIAQDVKDGKLAPEAVTPEMWQKYLCTATLPDPELMIRTSGECRISNFLLYQLAYAELYFTDTRWPDFRKEHLYEAILNFQNRERRFGKTSEQIQQNEEIIS; this is translated from the coding sequence ATGAGTTTGAAGGATAAATTAGACTTGCAACGGTTACCACGACATATTGCCATCATTATGGATGGAAATGGCCGTTGGGCTAAAGAGCGTGGCCAGGACAGACTTTTCGGACACCATGAGGGCGTCGAAAGTGTTCGCAATATTACCGAGGCCTGTGCTGAATTAGGTATCGGGTACCTTACCTTGTATGCTTTTTCGACAGAAAACTGGGACCGCCCCGTTTACGAGGTAAACGGTATCATGGAATTACTCGTAAATACCATCCGCAATGAGGTAGCTACTCTCATGAAAAATAATATCAGGCTGCATGTGATTGGGGACATGAACATGCTGCCGGGTAACTGTAAAAATGAAATGGAGGAGGCTATGTCCATCACCAGCCAGAATACCGGGCTTAACCTGGTAATGGCCCTCAGTTACAGTGCCCGTTGGGAGATCGTGAATGCCGCGAAAAATATCGCCCAGGATGTAAAAGATGGTAAGCTCGCACCGGAGGCAGTAACCCCTGAGATGTGGCAGAAATATCTTTGTACTGCTACACTGCCAGACCCCGAACTGATGATCAGAACGAGCGGAGAATGCAGGATCAGTAACTTTCTACTATACCAGTTGGCCTATGCGGAGTTATATTTTACCGACACGCGTTGGCCGGATTTCCGCAAAGAACACCTTTACGAAGCCATCCTCAATTTTCAGAACAGAGAAAGGCGCTTTGGCAAAACAAGCGAACAAATACAGCAGAATGAAGAAATTATTTCCTAA
- a CDS encoding outer membrane protein assembly factor — protein sequence MKKLFPKSLLAIVLCCSAGIRVSAQIRDTSVTPVPTPDQQAAGLNLSGPLQAQPYEIADITIVGTQYLDKSLLISLSGLNVGDKVVYPGGDQFAKAIQSLWGQRLFANVAIYVTKIEDGKIWLEIELQERPRLNNFVFRGVKKSETEELIKKAGLRKGSVVTESMKQNAIGVISKHYGDKGFRNATVNITERTDTSQVNASDLVITVVKGGKAKVNDIQIVGNDNIDDTRVKKKMKGTKERTRFTLYPDIESVYEDSTELQENYWKTFGFLYPSRTMEQLDPYFRFKLFSSAKFNENKYAEDKEKVIAYYNTQGYRDAVLVRDTTYRAHNGGVNVAMQISEGKKYYFGNITWKGNSRYNDSLLTRVLGIRKGDTYNQELLQKRLLSSEGGDIGGMYMDFGYLFFRADPVEVAIHGDTIDYEIRISEGPQATIKEVRIAGNEKTNEHVIRRELRTLPGEKFSRTDLIRSNREIANLGFFNPEKIGMDPIPNIQDGTVDINYTVEEKANDQLELSAGWGGYIGLTGTLGVTFNNFSLRNILRKETWDPLPSGDGQKLSVRVSSNGKAYRSYNFSFTEPWLGGKKRNQFSVSFYSSYQNPNAYSAYIYGSTLSNNAYFKVLGGSVSLGKQLKWPDDFFTLIYSLNYQQYKLKNYNYFNIPGFSSGTSNNVNIKLTLARSSVNQQIYPSSGSNFLLSGQFTPPYSIFNPNRDYKLESIQDQFNLIEYQKYRFNAEWYVPLSRPKGSDNKVFVLKVAAKFGYIGRYNNRTTLSPFGRFELGGDGLSNFAIYDRDIISQRGYPVYYTSDPRMNSETGQPTGYEGFTVFNKYVMELRYPFSLNPSSTIFGLAFVEAANGYRDVRDFNPFRLRRSAGLGMRFYLPMFGLLGFDYGIGFDRLQSGNGLKDAAKFTFMLGFEPE from the coding sequence ATGAAGAAATTATTTCCTAAGAGCCTACTGGCCATAGTATTATGTTGCAGTGCCGGCATTCGTGTGTCCGCCCAGATCAGGGACACTAGTGTTACGCCGGTTCCAACACCTGACCAGCAAGCGGCGGGATTGAATTTATCAGGTCCGTTACAGGCACAGCCTTACGAAATTGCTGACATTACCATTGTAGGGACGCAATACCTGGATAAATCTCTGCTGATTTCCCTGTCAGGCCTCAATGTCGGTGATAAAGTGGTTTATCCCGGCGGTGACCAGTTCGCAAAGGCCATCCAGAGTCTCTGGGGCCAGCGTTTGTTTGCCAACGTTGCTATTTATGTTACCAAAATAGAAGACGGGAAGATTTGGCTGGAAATAGAACTCCAGGAACGCCCTCGTCTGAATAACTTCGTTTTCAGAGGTGTTAAAAAGTCTGAAACAGAAGAACTGATAAAAAAAGCCGGCCTGCGTAAAGGATCCGTTGTAACCGAGAGCATGAAACAGAATGCAATCGGCGTGATCTCTAAACACTATGGCGATAAAGGCTTCCGCAATGCTACTGTTAACATTACCGAAAGAACAGATACCTCCCAGGTAAATGCTTCCGACCTGGTAATTACCGTAGTAAAAGGTGGTAAAGCAAAAGTGAACGATATCCAGATCGTGGGTAACGACAATATTGACGATACAAGAGTGAAGAAGAAAATGAAAGGTACCAAAGAGCGTACCCGCTTCACTTTATATCCGGATATCGAGTCGGTATATGAAGATTCAACCGAACTGCAGGAAAACTACTGGAAAACCTTCGGTTTCCTGTATCCTTCCCGCACTATGGAACAACTGGATCCGTATTTCCGTTTCAAATTATTCTCTTCTGCCAAGTTCAATGAGAACAAATACGCAGAAGACAAAGAGAAAGTAATCGCTTATTATAACACACAGGGTTACCGTGACGCCGTTCTGGTGAGAGATACTACTTATCGTGCGCACAATGGTGGTGTAAACGTAGCCATGCAGATCAGCGAGGGTAAGAAATATTACTTCGGTAACATTACCTGGAAAGGTAACAGCCGTTATAACGACTCCCTGCTGACCCGTGTACTCGGTATCAGAAAAGGAGATACCTACAACCAGGAACTGCTGCAGAAACGCTTATTGTCTTCTGAAGGTGGCGACATCGGTGGTATGTACATGGACTTCGGTTACCTGTTCTTCCGTGCTGACCCTGTAGAGGTGGCGATCCATGGCGATACCATCGACTATGAGATCCGTATCTCTGAAGGTCCGCAGGCAACCATCAAAGAAGTACGTATTGCCGGTAACGAAAAAACCAACGAACACGTAATCCGTCGTGAGTTGCGTACGCTGCCTGGTGAGAAATTCAGCCGTACTGACCTGATCCGTTCCAACCGCGAGATCGCGAACCTCGGTTTCTTCAACCCTGAGAAGATCGGTATGGACCCTATCCCGAACATCCAGGATGGTACCGTGGATATCAACTACACTGTAGAAGAGAAAGCGAATGACCAGCTGGAATTATCTGCAGGATGGGGTGGTTACATCGGTCTGACCGGTACTTTGGGTGTGACCTTCAACAACTTCTCCCTGCGTAACATTTTAAGAAAGGAAACATGGGATCCATTACCAAGTGGTGACGGCCAGAAATTATCTGTGCGTGTATCATCCAACGGTAAAGCCTATCGCTCCTATAACTTCTCATTTACCGAGCCATGGTTAGGTGGTAAAAAGCGTAACCAGTTCTCTGTCAGCTTCTACAGCAGCTACCAGAACCCGAACGCTTATTCTGCTTATATATATGGTAGCACCCTGTCTAACAATGCTTACTTCAAAGTATTGGGTGGTTCCGTATCCCTCGGTAAACAGCTGAAATGGCCTGATGACTTCTTCACGCTGATCTACTCCCTGAACTATCAGCAGTATAAACTGAAGAACTATAACTATTTCAATATTCCTGGTTTCTCCAGCGGTACTTCCAATAACGTCAACATTAAACTGACCCTCGCCCGTTCATCTGTGAACCAGCAGATCTATCCGAGCAGTGGTTCTAACTTCCTGTTGTCCGGACAGTTCACGCCTCCTTACTCCATATTTAATCCTAACAGGGATTACAAACTGGAGTCTATTCAGGATCAGTTTAACCTGATTGAATACCAGAAATATCGTTTCAACGCGGAGTGGTACGTTCCATTGAGCAGACCTAAAGGTTCTGATAACAAAGTGTTCGTACTGAAAGTAGCCGCTAAATTCGGTTACATCGGCCGCTACAACAACCGCACAACATTGTCTCCATTTGGTCGTTTTGAGCTGGGTGGCGATGGTCTGAGTAACTTCGCGATCTATGACCGTGATATCATCTCCCAGAGAGGTTATCCGGTATACTATACCTCGGATCCTAGGATGAACTCAGAAACCGGACAACCAACAGGTTATGAAGGTTTCACCGTGTTCAACAAATATGTGATGGAGTTACGTTATCCGTTCAGTCTGAACCCAAGCTCTACCATCTTTGGTCTGGCGTTCGTGGAGGCAGCCAATGGTTACCGCGATGTAAGAGACTTCAATCCGTTCAGATTACGTCGTTCAGCAGGTCTCGGTATGCGTTTCTACCTGCCGATGTTTGGTCTGCTTGGATTTGACTATGGTATCGGTTTCGACCGTCTGCAGTCCGGCAATGGTCTGAAAGATGCTGCTAAGTTCACCTTCATGCTGGGCTTCGAACCGGAATAA
- a CDS encoding OmpH family outer membrane protein: MKKISLIAAVLFCCTFTAFAQRYCVIDTKYILENVPDYKEAQGKLDAVAEQWQKEIDAKFLEVDKMYKSYQAEQVMLTEELKHKREEEIIAKEKEAKDLQKKRFGYEGDLFKKREELVKPIQDKVYNAVQKLAAQRMYDFILDKSGGVTVIFSDPKLDKSDDILRSLGIKKDAPATGE, from the coding sequence ATGAAAAAAATATCCCTCATAGCCGCCGTTCTGTTCTGTTGCACATTTACGGCCTTTGCACAGCGCTACTGCGTGATAGACACAAAGTATATCCTGGAAAACGTGCCTGATTATAAAGAGGCACAGGGTAAACTGGATGCTGTCGCAGAACAATGGCAGAAAGAAATAGACGCTAAATTCCTGGAAGTAGATAAGATGTACAAGTCTTATCAGGCAGAACAGGTGATGCTGACAGAAGAACTGAAACATAAAAGAGAGGAAGAAATAATAGCAAAGGAGAAAGAAGCAAAAGATCTGCAGAAGAAGCGCTTCGGATATGAAGGAGATCTTTTCAAGAAACGTGAGGAACTGGTAAAGCCTATTCAGGATAAAGTTTACAACGCCGTTCAGAAACTGGCCGCGCAGAGGATGTATGACTTCATACTGGATAAATCGGGAGGAGTAACTGTCATCTTCTCTGATCCTAAACTGGATAAGAGCGACGACATTCTGCGTTCCCTGGGTATTAAGAAAGACGCACCGGCTACAGGCGAGTAA
- a CDS encoding OmpH family outer membrane protein encodes MKKYVIIAFVAVSGLFSVNAMAQSKVGHINAQALIEAMPEAQTAQKTLQQFAEELDKDGKGLIDEYQKKLAEFDKSAATMTDNMKEIKTKEIQTAQKNIQDYQESAQQKIEQKRGEILKPIYDKARKAIEDVAKEKGYGYVIDSSVGVLLVSPAGDDLAPAVKTKLGIK; translated from the coding sequence ATGAAGAAGTATGTAATTATTGCTTTCGTGGCAGTTTCAGGATTGTTCAGCGTAAATGCAATGGCTCAGTCCAAGGTTGGACATATTAACGCTCAAGCTCTGATCGAGGCTATGCCGGAGGCACAGACTGCACAGAAAACACTGCAGCAGTTTGCAGAGGAGCTGGATAAAGATGGTAAAGGGCTGATCGATGAATACCAGAAGAAACTGGCTGAATTCGATAAATCTGCAGCTACTATGACTGATAACATGAAGGAGATCAAAACTAAAGAGATCCAGACTGCTCAGAAAAATATACAGGACTACCAGGAATCAGCTCAGCAGAAAATCGAGCAGAAACGTGGTGAAATCCTGAAACCAATCTACGATAAAGCACGTAAAGCAATCGAAGATGTAGCTAAAGAAAAAGGCTACGGTTACGTAATCGACAGCTCTGTAGGCGTTCTGCTGGTGTCTCCTGCAGGTGATGACCTGGCTCCGGCTGTTAAAACAAAACTGGGTATCAAATAA